In Nonomuraea sp. NBC_00507, the following are encoded in one genomic region:
- a CDS encoding transposase: protein MAAIVATATCTAHRAVVEVTGQVAAERVLAERVAWLIALMQAMTVGIVAERWNARDLDLLAAGVGPDGRALPTKGWMAIRRLGWGCAAGVTDGGVYSSDRVRRCSEEQAARMLRAALHRRDVVAAMLATWPENPRRRTEVEWKALRAALPVGVSAAEIRNRTRQICAVLQRDGVLPVDITDVEEPPQAAAQAVLAAADKQLVILTRTGDMGTGVSGAVLRVQLPLTASPASRKDWAWHAIAFTLPPTVSDQATLCTPTVRIAAGKVRIDLPFQTQIPAAPAIGHTMALGLDWGVDTLLTGAIARLRDGRVISDGRTLRYDATAISAKLHRLRGQREHLAVKRDHCAALVAGLDPADADNARRVALERAHRVLQVEHERVCARIRHLNKALAWSAARWAVDQAAALGAGVIYLEDLATLEARGVRRSNAALSGQVRGAVLEAIRHLAAKDGIAVVTVPARGTSRYCPRCGEGGSMLRHVPAPDRLGERGWKWAYCPACGLSCDRDHAAAERIAARGLLAQQHTRTDSTTGVRSIAVTREGNVARSRRRKNPPVRRDGPGAPAPTCTLALKPGTATRTAPPPNGGRPTALPRHVTRRSAVCLTGARCPPPPPARPGRDSVRRARHPRHLAHRRDVQGLYAILTTGPASTVSPPPLSSPWEPTEAARHAPRPPGLP, encoded by the coding sequence ATGGCGGCGATTGTGGCGACCGCGACCTGTACCGCGCATCGGGCCGTTGTCGAGGTGACCGGGCAGGTGGCGGCCGAGCGGGTGCTGGCTGAGCGGGTGGCCTGGCTGATTGCGCTGATGCAGGCCATGACCGTCGGGATCGTTGCTGAGCGGTGGAATGCGCGGGATCTGGATCTGCTCGCCGCCGGTGTCGGGCCGGATGGGCGGGCGTTGCCGACCAAAGGGTGGATGGCGATCCGGAGGCTGGGCTGGGGGTGTGCCGCCGGAGTGACCGACGGCGGGGTATATAGCTCGGATCGGGTGCGGCGGTGTTCCGAGGAGCAGGCGGCCCGAATGCTGCGGGCGGCGCTGCACCGGCGGGACGTCGTGGCGGCGATGCTGGCCACCTGGCCGGAGAACCCGCGGCGACGTACCGAAGTGGAATGGAAGGCGTTGCGCGCGGCGCTGCCGGTGGGGGTCAGCGCGGCGGAGATCCGTAACCGTACACGCCAGATCTGCGCCGTGCTGCAGCGCGACGGTGTGTTGCCGGTCGACATCACCGACGTGGAAGAACCACCTCAGGCCGCCGCCCAGGCGGTGCTGGCGGCGGCCGACAAGCAGTTGGTCATCCTGACCCGCACCGGCGACATGGGCACCGGTGTTTCCGGTGCCGTATTGCGAGTGCAGTTGCCGCTGACCGCCTCGCCCGCCTCCCGCAAGGATTGGGCGTGGCATGCCATCGCGTTCACGCTGCCGCCCACTGTCTCGGACCAGGCCACACTATGCACCCCCACGGTGCGCATCGCCGCTGGCAAGGTGCGCATCGATCTGCCGTTCCAGACGCAGATCCCGGCCGCCCCGGCCATCGGCCACACCATGGCGCTCGGCCTGGACTGGGGTGTGGACACCCTCCTCACCGGGGCCATTGCCCGACTCCGCGACGGCAGGGTGATTTCCGACGGGCGCACGCTGCGCTACGACGCCACCGCGATCTCGGCCAAGCTACACAGACTGCGCGGCCAGCGCGAGCACCTGGCCGTTAAACGCGACCACTGCGCGGCGCTGGTGGCCGGGCTGGACCCGGCCGATGCTGACAATGCTCGTCGTGTGGCGCTGGAGCGCGCGCATCGGGTGCTTCAGGTCGAGCATGAGCGGGTGTGTGCCCGGATCCGGCACCTGAACAAGGCGCTGGCCTGGTCGGCGGCTCGGTGGGCGGTCGACCAGGCGGCCGCGCTCGGCGCTGGCGTGATCTACTTGGAGGATTTGGCCACACTGGAGGCGCGGGGGGTGCGTCGTAGTAACGCCGCGCTGTCAGGGCAGGTACGCGGCGCGGTGCTCGAGGCGATCCGGCATCTGGCCGCCAAGGACGGCATCGCGGTGGTGACGGTGCCCGCCCGGGGCACCTCCCGCTACTGCCCGCGCTGCGGTGAAGGTGGCAGCATGCTGCGGCATGTTCCGGCGCCTGACCGGCTGGGCGAGCGCGGCTGGAAGTGGGCCTACTGCCCGGCGTGCGGGCTGTCGTGCGACCGCGACCACGCCGCGGCCGAGCGGATCGCCGCCCGCGGCCTGCTCGCCCAACAGCACACCCGCACCGACTCGACGACCGGCGTGCGCAGCATCGCAGTGACCCGGGAGGGCAACGTGGCCCGTTCGCGCCGCAGGAAAAACCCACCCGTGCGGCGCGACGGGCCCGGCGCACCCGCACCGACGTGCACCCTCGCCCTCAAGCCCGGGACCGCAACAAGAACCGCCCCACCCCCCAACGGCGGCAGACCAACCGCCCTGCCACGACATGTCACAAGACGTTCAGCCGTGTGCCTGACCGGCGCACGGTGCCCGCCCCCGCCCCCGGCACGCCCGGGACGGGACAGCGTCCGGCGGGCCAGGCACCCCAGGCATCTCGCCCACCGGCGGGACGTACAGGGCTTGTACGCGATCCTCACCACCGGACCGGCTTCCACCGTGTCACCGCCACCCCTGTCCTCCCCCTGGGAGCCTACGGAGGCGGCCCGCCACGCGCCACGCCCGCCCGGATTGCCGTAA
- a CDS encoding LCP family protein has translation MSEYRSVPVADPAQDRRGAPTQPGSRMARRAAAAAPPPPPPDDRPSRSHRGGGGGQGKMRVLAWISIGVTSVMVAGSLTAYTVYRDAFGNITQKSVKEDIINPRPPDTGALNVLLVGSDTRAGEGNAKYGQQLARTADAGGKRTDTIILMHISPNRDKARLISFPRDSMVQIPRCKNETTKQEMAPHRDMINAAYNTGGIACTMSTIETLTGIRINHFVEVDFSGFKNIVDALGGIEICLKSGVNDKASKLVLPPGKSLLNGEKALGYVRLRKYGDGSDIQRIKRQQIFLSKVVAKATSSDLMTDVGKLRDFIAAAAGSVTMDPDLANDTERLIEIAMSAKQLTAKGVQFTTVPWVPDPENPEARVVWKEPDATKLFTSVKTDTEVAVPAPSASASAKPKETVKPQQVKVQVLNGTKTVGKAKEVADQLAEQGFNVVGVGNYEAADGQSMAKSEIHYAKTIETAPDYADTLAGAVLPKPAPAAGKVPATNAQAYVPATAAAGTAPKSGPVIQLVVGEDFESVKVTELPDSVKQSTITASQQTNVCT, from the coding sequence ATGAGTGAGTACAGAAGCGTGCCGGTAGCCGACCCGGCACAGGACCGCAGGGGCGCCCCCACCCAGCCCGGCAGCAGGATGGCGCGCAGGGCCGCGGCGGCCGCCCCGCCACCGCCGCCACCCGACGACCGGCCGTCGCGTAGCCACCGCGGCGGCGGGGGCGGCCAGGGCAAGATGCGAGTGCTGGCCTGGATCAGCATCGGCGTCACGTCGGTCATGGTCGCGGGCTCGCTGACCGCCTACACCGTTTACCGGGACGCCTTCGGCAACATCACCCAGAAGAGCGTCAAGGAAGACATCATCAACCCGCGTCCCCCGGACACGGGCGCGCTCAACGTGCTGCTCGTCGGCTCCGACACCCGGGCGGGCGAGGGCAACGCGAAATACGGCCAGCAGCTGGCCAGGACCGCTGACGCGGGCGGCAAGCGCACCGACACGATCATCCTGATGCACATCTCGCCCAACCGCGACAAGGCACGGCTGATCAGCTTCCCGCGCGACTCGATGGTGCAGATCCCCCGGTGCAAGAACGAGACCACCAAGCAGGAGATGGCGCCGCACCGCGACATGATCAACGCGGCGTACAACACCGGCGGCATCGCCTGCACGATGTCCACCATCGAGACCCTCACCGGCATCCGCATCAACCACTTCGTCGAGGTGGACTTCAGCGGCTTCAAGAACATCGTCGACGCGCTCGGCGGCATCGAGATCTGCCTCAAGTCCGGCGTCAACGACAAGGCGTCCAAGCTGGTCCTGCCGCCGGGCAAGAGCCTGCTCAACGGCGAGAAGGCGCTCGGTTACGTGCGCCTGCGCAAATACGGAGACGGCAGCGACATCCAGCGCATCAAGCGCCAGCAGATCTTCCTGAGCAAGGTCGTCGCCAAGGCCACCAGCAGCGATCTGATGACCGACGTGGGCAAGCTGCGGGACTTCATCGCCGCCGCGGCCGGGTCCGTCACCATGGACCCCGACCTGGCCAACGACACCGAGCGGCTCATCGAGATCGCGATGAGCGCCAAGCAGCTGACGGCCAAGGGCGTGCAGTTCACGACGGTCCCGTGGGTCCCCGACCCCGAGAACCCGGAGGCCCGCGTGGTGTGGAAGGAGCCCGACGCCACCAAGCTGTTCACCTCGGTCAAGACCGACACCGAGGTCGCCGTCCCGGCGCCGTCCGCCAGCGCCAGCGCCAAGCCCAAGGAAACCGTCAAGCCGCAGCAGGTGAAGGTCCAGGTGCTCAACGGCACCAAGACCGTGGGCAAGGCCAAGGAAGTCGCCGACCAGCTCGCCGAGCAGGGCTTCAACGTCGTGGGCGTGGGCAACTACGAGGCCGCGGACGGCCAGAGCATGGCCAAGAGCGAGATCCACTACGCCAAGACGATCGAGACGGCGCCCGACTACGCCGACACGCTCGCCGGCGCGGTCCTGCCCAAGCCGGCTCCGGCGGCGGGCAAGGTGCCGGCGACCAACGCGCAGGCGTACGTCCCGGCGACCGCGGCCGCGGGGACCGCGCCCAAGAGCGGCCCGGTGATCCAGCTTGTCGTCGGTGAGGACTTCGAGTCCGTCAAGGTGACCGAGCTGCCCGACAGCGTGAAGCAGAGCACCATCACGGCCTCGCAGCAGACGAACGTGTGCACCTAG
- a CDS encoding glycosyltransferase family 39 protein, giving the protein MELDRSGRVLAALSVAPALAVAGWLLAGLPLLLLGRFAPLPTLLLGVPAAALLCWAGTRQAGKVVEATVWQVAGVVAVAAASAVFNGFMHSEQLIVRRDPATYAQYAAWIAGHGALPISVQPEAFGGADPWLLFEGVGFYDVDGGVAPQFMPGAPMMFALGHWLGVPFAVPAVLGGLAVLTVAGVVARLAGARWAVLAALTFVVSMPILYTSRTTFSEIPSLILLFGGLALAHDALGRPGWGRGLLAGLVFGLAVLVRVDGLRDVLPVLAFAGLLIAMRRSRPAGSARPYGALGLPLAAGLVAGAGLGMLAAYLLARPYLSYLSGSVRPLLFICGGVLLLTLAGTAAAPMLSRIRLPRWAPAVGAGLVVLLMAALYVRPWLQTVTRDPVTPEDQRTFAMIESIQRANGMPVDGRLLYFENSLHWVIWYVGLPVVVLATIAAAVLVRRLLRDGTPFDWLLPLAVIGWTTVTTLLRPEITPDHPWAARRLVPIVIPGLILLAAYALSRLCTRRWWVTAAAVLVVLVPPAVTSIGTAFTPVERGEAAAVAAMCAKLPPDASVLVVERVTGDRFTQLVRGMCDRPAAEVKRAGAETAPEAEVRRLIERVRAAGRVPVVLAAAPGQVAPYGPATHVIALVTRQDERSLVDAPNGTWGLGIDVWMAVAR; this is encoded by the coding sequence ATGGAACTCGATCGATCCGGCCGGGTGCTCGCCGCGCTCTCGGTGGCGCCCGCGCTCGCCGTGGCGGGCTGGCTGCTGGCCGGGCTGCCGCTGCTACTGCTCGGCCGGTTCGCGCCGCTGCCCACGCTGCTGCTCGGCGTGCCCGCCGCCGCCCTGCTGTGCTGGGCGGGGACGCGACAGGCCGGCAAGGTGGTCGAGGCCACGGTCTGGCAGGTCGCCGGCGTGGTGGCGGTCGCGGCGGCGTCGGCCGTGTTCAACGGGTTCATGCACAGCGAGCAGTTGATCGTCAGGCGCGACCCGGCCACCTATGCGCAGTACGCCGCCTGGATCGCCGGCCACGGCGCGCTGCCCATATCCGTCCAGCCGGAGGCGTTCGGCGGGGCCGATCCTTGGCTGCTCTTCGAAGGCGTCGGGTTCTACGACGTGGACGGAGGGGTGGCGCCGCAGTTCATGCCGGGAGCGCCGATGATGTTCGCGCTCGGCCACTGGCTCGGCGTGCCGTTCGCGGTGCCGGCCGTGCTGGGCGGGCTGGCCGTGCTCACGGTGGCCGGAGTGGTGGCGCGGCTGGCCGGGGCCCGATGGGCGGTGCTCGCGGCACTGACCTTCGTGGTGAGCATGCCCATCCTCTACACCTCGCGGACCACGTTCAGCGAGATCCCGTCGCTGATCCTGCTGTTCGGCGGGCTGGCACTGGCGCACGACGCGCTCGGGCGGCCCGGCTGGGGCCGGGGGCTGCTGGCGGGGCTGGTGTTCGGGCTGGCCGTGCTGGTCAGGGTCGACGGGCTGCGGGACGTGCTACCGGTGCTCGCGTTCGCGGGGTTGCTGATCGCGATGCGGCGCTCGCGCCCCGCGGGCTCCGCCAGGCCGTATGGGGCGCTGGGGCTGCCACTGGCGGCCGGGCTGGTGGCCGGTGCCGGGCTCGGGATGTTGGCGGCGTACCTGCTCGCCAGGCCCTACTTGTCGTACCTGTCCGGCTCGGTCAGGCCGCTGCTGTTCATCTGCGGCGGGGTCCTCCTGCTCACCTTGGCCGGCACCGCCGCCGCGCCGATGCTGTCCAGGATCCGGCTGCCCAGGTGGGCGCCCGCGGTGGGGGCCGGGCTGGTGGTGCTGCTCATGGCCGCCCTGTACGTGCGCCCGTGGCTGCAGACCGTCACCCGCGACCCGGTCACGCCGGAAGATCAGCGCACGTTCGCGATGATCGAGTCGATCCAGCGGGCCAACGGCATGCCCGTGGACGGCCGGCTGCTCTACTTCGAAAACTCCCTGCACTGGGTGATCTGGTACGTCGGCCTCCCTGTGGTGGTGCTGGCCACGATCGCGGCGGCCGTGCTCGTCCGCAGGCTGCTGCGTGACGGCACGCCCTTCGACTGGCTGCTGCCGCTCGCGGTCATCGGCTGGACCACCGTGACCACGCTGCTCCGCCCCGAGATCACCCCCGACCACCCGTGGGCGGCCCGCCGCCTGGTCCCCATCGTGATCCCGGGGTTGATCCTGCTCGCCGCGTACGCGCTGAGCCGCCTGTGCACCAGGCGCTGGTGGGTCACGGCGGCGGCCGTCCTGGTCGTGCTCGTGCCGCCCGCCGTGACCTCGATCGGCACCGCGTTCACTCCGGTCGAGCGGGGGGAGGCGGCGGCCGTCGCGGCGATGTGTGCCAAGCTCCCGCCTGACGCGTCCGTGCTGGTCGTGGAGAGGGTCACCGGCGACCGGTTCACCCAGCTCGTCCGCGGGATGTGCGACCGCCCGGCCGCGGAGGTGAAGCGGGCCGGGGCGGAGACGGCGCCCGAGGCCGAGGTGCGCCGCCTGATCGAGC